In Brevibacillus brevis NBRC 100599, a single genomic region encodes these proteins:
- a CDS encoding RrF2 family transcriptional regulator — translation MKYSQATDYALHAMLYLVAEAPDKPVSVQLLAEKLGVSQTYLSKMLTKLVKAGLIHSVSGANGGYKLKRNQDDISFLDVIQAIEGTTSLFECSFRHDSACLIQQVVTDAEQQMMHTLKSKKIADLVPHIPKP, via the coding sequence ATGAAGTATTCACAGGCAACAGATTATGCCCTCCATGCGATGCTCTATCTGGTAGCAGAAGCCCCTGATAAACCCGTTAGTGTTCAGCTTTTGGCAGAAAAGCTAGGCGTTTCACAAACATATCTATCCAAAATGCTGACCAAACTGGTCAAAGCTGGGTTGATCCACTCGGTCTCTGGCGCAAATGGCGGATACAAGCTCAAACGCAATCAGGATGATATATCGTTTCTGGATGTTATCCAAGCCATTGAAGGGACAACCTCCTTGTTTGAATGCAGCTTCCGTCATGATAGTGCCTGTCTGATTCAACAGGTTGTGACTGACGCCGAGCAGCAAATGATGCATACGCTAAAGAGTAAAAAAATTGCTGACCTGGTCCCACATATCCCCAAACCATGA